The following are from one region of the Phyllostomus discolor isolate MPI-MPIP mPhyDis1 chromosome 9, mPhyDis1.pri.v3, whole genome shotgun sequence genome:
- the ARHGAP40 gene encoding rho GTPase-activating protein 40 isoform X1 — protein sequence MAEPALLPTTQMERLAPVFLASPCPRIPRARIARWPGRCAQRWADLGCSSGHTPGPVNPLPQKSPPRAHPAECRHSRLSSAESLSMDGFWMEVERIQQRDALREEEGGGGEDRLQEEGEAESQWLQDTGLSDLLGGLGLDGHHQGLLSTLTQTQVAAVCRRLDIYTRSARRRHRAPIRDVRDIFGDFGSGEIPSENGDSGMQWTQLSSGTPRSPPVAGPEGPQAGREEAFHMDSAYSEQAALRLQRGGQRPGGPGAWSKGSLLKFRIPKGRLGLTKVGDLSSQDMKKISALALIELTALCDVLGVDLKRSKAGKLKAAETRLFGVPLEALLEADRKALPSTQVPLVLQALLSCLEKRGLDTEGILRVPGSQARVKGLEQKLERDFYTGLFSWDEVRHNDASDLLKRFIRELPAPLLTAEYLPAFTVVPNIPDPRQRLQALHLLILILPEANRNALKVLLEFLRKVVAREQSNKMTLWNVSTVMAPNLFLHRGQPPKLSKGREKQLAEGAAEVVQMMVFYQDLLWTVSSFLVAQVRKLNDSSGRRPQLCDWSLRTWLRRMHADRDKAGGGPEATPKVAKIQVAWLIKDTLEVPLTPSTTVTHVLRQFTGRLSPGLQGQEGSEDKDNLLPCSQMRTSADMDLVLYEVGGNISEHRLDPDAYLLDLYRANPHGEWVIKKSPT from the exons ATGGCGGAgcctgcccttctccccaccacccagaTGGAGAGGCTGGCCCCGGTGTTCCTGGCCTCGCCGTGTCCCCGGATCCCACGGGCCCGCATCGCCAGGTGGCCAGGGCGCTGTGCCCAGCGCTGGGCTGACCTGGGCTGCAG CTCTGGCCACACGCCAGGCCCAGTGAATCCGCTTCCGCAGAAGAGCCCCCCGAGAGCACACCCTGCAGAATGCCGCCACTCCCGGCTGTCCTCGGCGGAGAGCTTGTCCATGGATGGCTTCTGGATGGAGGTGGAGCGGATCCAACAGCGGGACGCGCTGAGAGAAGAGGAGGGCGGCGGGGGTGAAGACCGGCTGCAGGAGG AAGGAGAAGCCGAATCCCAGTGGCTGCAGGACACAGGCCTGTCGGACCTCCTGGGTGGCCTGGGCTTGGACGGCCATCACCAGGGACTCCTGTCTACCCTCACGCAGACCCAGGTGGCTGCCGTGTGCCGCCGGCTGGACATCTACACCCGCTCGGCCCGCAGACGCCACAGGGCACCCATCCGAGATGTCAGGGACATCTTTGGCGACTTCGGTTCAGGG GAAATACCTTCAGAGAATGGGGATTCAGGGATGCAATGGACCCAGCTCAGTTCCGGGACACCTAGGTCTCCCCCAG TGGCAGGACCGGAGGGGCCGCAGGCCGGGAGGGAGGAAGCCTTCCACATGGACTCCGCCTACTCGGAGCAGGCGGCCCTGCGCCTGCAGAGGGGCGGGCAGCGTCCCGGAGGCCCGGGCGCCTGGAGCAAGGGCTCCCTGCTG aAGTTTAGGATCCCCAAAGGCAGGCTTGGCCTGACGAAGGTGGGAGACCTGTCCTCGCAGGACATGAAGAAGATCTCCGCTCTGGCCCTCATCGAGCTGACTGCGCTCTGTGACGTCCTCGGCGTGGACCTGAAGAGGAGCAAGGCGGGCAAGCTGAAGGCAGCAG AAACTCGCCTGTTTGGTGTGCCCCTGGAGGCCCTGCTGGAAGCTGACCGCAAAGCCCTTCCCAGCACCCAGGTGCCGCTGGTACTTCAGGCT CTGCTGTCCTGTCTGGAGAAGAGAGGGCTGGACACAGAAGGCATTCTCAGGGTGCCCGGATCCCAGGCCAGGGTCAAG GGGCTGGAACAAAAGCTGGAGAGAGATTTCTACACTGGCCTGTTTAGCTGGGACGAGGTTCGCCACAATGACGCATCTGATTTGCTCAAAAGGTTTATCCGGGAGCTTCCGGCGCCTCTGCTCACCGCTGAGTACCTCCCGGCCTTCACTGTGGTGCCCA ACATCCCCGACCCGAGGCAGCGCCTGCAGGCCCTGCACCTGCTCATCCTCATCCTCCCGGAAGCCAACAGGAATGCCCTGAAG GTACTCCTGGAATTCCTCAGGAAGGTGGTGGCCCGGGAACAGAGCAACAAGATGACGCTGTGGAATGTGTCCACGGTAATGGCCCCCAATCTCTTCCTGCACCGAGGGCAGCCCCCCAAACTCTCCAAGGGCAGGGAGAAGCAGCTGGCGGAGGGCGCAGCCGAGGTGGTGCAGATGATGGTGTTCTACCAGGACCTGCTCTGGACG GTCTCCTCTTTCTTGGTTGCCCAAGTGCGAAAACTGAATGACAGCAGTGGCCGCCGCCCCCAGCTCTGCGACTGGTCGCTCAGGACCTGGCTGCGAAGGATGCACGCAGACAGGGACAAGGCGGGGGGTGGCCCGGAGGCG ACTCCCAAAGTGGCAAAGATCCAGGTGGCCTGGCTCATCAAAGACACCCTGGAGGTGCCCCTGACCCCCAGCACCACAGTGACTCATGTCCTCAGGCAGTTCACAGGGCGCCTCAGCCCTGGTCTACAGGGTCAAGAGGGCAGTGAGGACAAGGACAACCTCCTCCCATG CAGCCAGATGAGGACATCAGCCGACATGGACCTGGTGCTCTACGAAGTTGGAGGGAACATCA
- the ARHGAP40 gene encoding rho GTPase-activating protein 40 isoform X2 — MAEPALLPTTQMERLAPVFLASPCPRIPRARIARWPGRCAQRWADLGCSSGHTPGPVNPLPQKSPPRAHPAECRHSRLSSAESLSMDGFWMEVERIQQRDALREEEGGGGEDRLQEEGEAESQWLQDTGLSDLLGGLGLDGHHQGLLSTLTQTQVAAVCRRLDIYTRSARRRHRAPIRDVRDIFGDFGSGEIPSENGDSGMQWTQLSSGTPRSPPVAGPEGPQAGREEAFHMDSAYSEQAALRLQRGGQRPGGPGAWSKGSLLFRIPKGRLGLTKVGDLSSQDMKKISALALIELTALCDVLGVDLKRSKAGKLKAAETRLFGVPLEALLEADRKALPSTQVPLVLQALLSCLEKRGLDTEGILRVPGSQARVKGLEQKLERDFYTGLFSWDEVRHNDASDLLKRFIRELPAPLLTAEYLPAFTVVPNIPDPRQRLQALHLLILILPEANRNALKVLLEFLRKVVAREQSNKMTLWNVSTVMAPNLFLHRGQPPKLSKGREKQLAEGAAEVVQMMVFYQDLLWTVSSFLVAQVRKLNDSSGRRPQLCDWSLRTWLRRMHADRDKAGGGPEATPKVAKIQVAWLIKDTLEVPLTPSTTVTHVLRQFTGRLSPGLQGQEGSEDKDNLLPCSQMRTSADMDLVLYEVGGNISEHRLDPDAYLLDLYRANPHGEWVIKKSPT; from the exons ATGGCGGAgcctgcccttctccccaccacccagaTGGAGAGGCTGGCCCCGGTGTTCCTGGCCTCGCCGTGTCCCCGGATCCCACGGGCCCGCATCGCCAGGTGGCCAGGGCGCTGTGCCCAGCGCTGGGCTGACCTGGGCTGCAG CTCTGGCCACACGCCAGGCCCAGTGAATCCGCTTCCGCAGAAGAGCCCCCCGAGAGCACACCCTGCAGAATGCCGCCACTCCCGGCTGTCCTCGGCGGAGAGCTTGTCCATGGATGGCTTCTGGATGGAGGTGGAGCGGATCCAACAGCGGGACGCGCTGAGAGAAGAGGAGGGCGGCGGGGGTGAAGACCGGCTGCAGGAGG AAGGAGAAGCCGAATCCCAGTGGCTGCAGGACACAGGCCTGTCGGACCTCCTGGGTGGCCTGGGCTTGGACGGCCATCACCAGGGACTCCTGTCTACCCTCACGCAGACCCAGGTGGCTGCCGTGTGCCGCCGGCTGGACATCTACACCCGCTCGGCCCGCAGACGCCACAGGGCACCCATCCGAGATGTCAGGGACATCTTTGGCGACTTCGGTTCAGGG GAAATACCTTCAGAGAATGGGGATTCAGGGATGCAATGGACCCAGCTCAGTTCCGGGACACCTAGGTCTCCCCCAG TGGCAGGACCGGAGGGGCCGCAGGCCGGGAGGGAGGAAGCCTTCCACATGGACTCCGCCTACTCGGAGCAGGCGGCCCTGCGCCTGCAGAGGGGCGGGCAGCGTCCCGGAGGCCCGGGCGCCTGGAGCAAGGGCTCCCTGCTG TTTAGGATCCCCAAAGGCAGGCTTGGCCTGACGAAGGTGGGAGACCTGTCCTCGCAGGACATGAAGAAGATCTCCGCTCTGGCCCTCATCGAGCTGACTGCGCTCTGTGACGTCCTCGGCGTGGACCTGAAGAGGAGCAAGGCGGGCAAGCTGAAGGCAGCAG AAACTCGCCTGTTTGGTGTGCCCCTGGAGGCCCTGCTGGAAGCTGACCGCAAAGCCCTTCCCAGCACCCAGGTGCCGCTGGTACTTCAGGCT CTGCTGTCCTGTCTGGAGAAGAGAGGGCTGGACACAGAAGGCATTCTCAGGGTGCCCGGATCCCAGGCCAGGGTCAAG GGGCTGGAACAAAAGCTGGAGAGAGATTTCTACACTGGCCTGTTTAGCTGGGACGAGGTTCGCCACAATGACGCATCTGATTTGCTCAAAAGGTTTATCCGGGAGCTTCCGGCGCCTCTGCTCACCGCTGAGTACCTCCCGGCCTTCACTGTGGTGCCCA ACATCCCCGACCCGAGGCAGCGCCTGCAGGCCCTGCACCTGCTCATCCTCATCCTCCCGGAAGCCAACAGGAATGCCCTGAAG GTACTCCTGGAATTCCTCAGGAAGGTGGTGGCCCGGGAACAGAGCAACAAGATGACGCTGTGGAATGTGTCCACGGTAATGGCCCCCAATCTCTTCCTGCACCGAGGGCAGCCCCCCAAACTCTCCAAGGGCAGGGAGAAGCAGCTGGCGGAGGGCGCAGCCGAGGTGGTGCAGATGATGGTGTTCTACCAGGACCTGCTCTGGACG GTCTCCTCTTTCTTGGTTGCCCAAGTGCGAAAACTGAATGACAGCAGTGGCCGCCGCCCCCAGCTCTGCGACTGGTCGCTCAGGACCTGGCTGCGAAGGATGCACGCAGACAGGGACAAGGCGGGGGGTGGCCCGGAGGCG ACTCCCAAAGTGGCAAAGATCCAGGTGGCCTGGCTCATCAAAGACACCCTGGAGGTGCCCCTGACCCCCAGCACCACAGTGACTCATGTCCTCAGGCAGTTCACAGGGCGCCTCAGCCCTGGTCTACAGGGTCAAGAGGGCAGTGAGGACAAGGACAACCTCCTCCCATG CAGCCAGATGAGGACATCAGCCGACATGGACCTGGTGCTCTACGAAGTTGGAGGGAACATCA